Proteins co-encoded in one Sporosarcina sp. FSL K6-1522 genomic window:
- a CDS encoding metal-dependent hydrolase — protein MDTGTHIVMGVAIGGLAVADPVVATDTATLSAVAAGVLIGSLIPDVDTILKLRNNAVYIRHHRGITHSVPAVLLWPLIITILLSFIVPEANFIHLWAWTFLAVFLHVFVDIFNSYGTQALRPFSNKWVAIGVINTFDPIIFTMHIIALLIWFIGASPIITFLTMYAIIFMYYLLRFAIKAAVKHAVLNTVPDATEIIIAPTMRFFQWRVAASSDNYHYVGRAYGRSVNIYDRFEREPMPKSPEIDVAMSDPNIEAFVSFSPIYRWSITTIGDLCEVRLIDLRYRSKGYYPFVAVAHVDQDLNIVNSYTGWIFSEDKLQKKLNFAPNS, from the coding sequence TTGGATACTGGAACACATATTGTTATGGGCGTCGCAATTGGCGGACTTGCGGTTGCAGATCCCGTTGTCGCAACGGATACCGCAACTTTAAGCGCTGTCGCTGCCGGCGTTCTAATTGGTTCACTCATCCCAGACGTTGACACCATCTTGAAATTACGGAATAACGCCGTCTATATTCGACATCACCGTGGTATTACACACTCAGTCCCAGCAGTCTTACTATGGCCACTTATCATTACGATACTGCTATCGTTTATCGTACCTGAAGCGAACTTTATTCACTTATGGGCATGGACCTTCCTTGCCGTCTTTCTCCATGTGTTCGTTGATATTTTCAATTCCTATGGCACGCAAGCCTTGCGCCCTTTCTCCAATAAATGGGTGGCGATTGGTGTCATCAATACATTCGACCCGATTATTTTCACTATGCATATCATCGCGCTACTCATATGGTTTATTGGTGCAAGTCCAATCATTACCTTTTTAACGATGTATGCCATTATCTTCATGTATTACCTATTGCGCTTTGCGATCAAGGCAGCAGTCAAACATGCCGTGTTAAATACGGTTCCCGATGCTACAGAAATTATCATCGCACCGACCATGCGCTTTTTCCAATGGCGCGTCGCCGCATCTTCTGACAACTATCACTACGTCGGACGTGCATACGGCCGGTCCGTGAATATTTACGATCGATTCGAGCGAGAACCTATGCCCAAATCACCGGAAATTGATGTGGCAATGAGCGACCCAAATATTGAAGCGTTCGTATCCTTTTCGCCTATTTACAGATGGTCCATCACAACGATTGGTGACCTGTGCGAAGTTCGGCTCATCGATCTTCGCTATCGAAGCAAAGGATACTATCCCTTCGTCGCCGTTGCACATGTCGACCAAGATTTGAACATCGTAAACTCCTATACAGGATGGATTTTCTCTGAGGACAAGCTACAGAAAAAATTAAACTTCGCTCCGAATTCCTAA
- the mutY gene encoding A/G-specific adenine glycosylase — MQIIEKKDEFRESLLTWYRREKRDLPWRRTSNPYYIWVSEVMLQQTRVDTVIPYYERFIEQFPTMEALADADENDLLKMWEGLGYYSRARNLQAGVSEVVASYGGKVPENRKDISTLKGVGPYTAGAVLSIAYGVPEHAVDGNVMRVISRLLLIEEDIAIPRTRKIFESVVMDLIDREDPSSFNQGLMELGATICTPNPKCLLCPVRDFCEAFHTGRQQELPVKTKKTKMKVIPVASFAIRNERGEWLLRQRPSKGLLANLWEFPMVELTGDGTPQQILREQYGLESKAHLEVLTFKHIFSHITWEMQSFEARMYEEDVIPEGFRFFTEEEVEALPKPVPVLKIWEEVKGENKHDN, encoded by the coding sequence ATGCAAATAATCGAGAAAAAAGACGAATTCCGCGAATCGCTGCTTACCTGGTATCGTCGGGAGAAGAGAGATTTACCGTGGAGACGCACATCGAATCCTTATTATATATGGGTATCAGAAGTGATGTTGCAACAGACCAGAGTCGATACAGTCATTCCGTATTATGAGCGGTTCATCGAGCAATTTCCAACGATGGAAGCACTGGCAGATGCAGATGAAAATGATTTATTGAAAATGTGGGAAGGGCTTGGCTACTATTCGCGTGCACGTAATTTACAGGCGGGTGTGAGCGAAGTCGTGGCGAGTTATGGCGGAAAAGTGCCGGAGAATCGCAAAGATATTTCGACATTGAAAGGTGTAGGTCCTTATACGGCGGGAGCTGTTTTGAGTATTGCTTATGGTGTTCCTGAGCATGCCGTCGATGGCAATGTCATGCGTGTTATATCAAGACTTCTTTTAATAGAAGAAGACATTGCGATTCCACGCACAAGAAAGATTTTTGAGTCCGTGGTCATGGATTTAATTGATCGGGAAGATCCGTCCTCGTTCAATCAAGGGCTGATGGAGTTGGGCGCAACCATTTGCACGCCGAATCCGAAGTGTCTACTTTGTCCAGTCCGCGATTTCTGTGAGGCTTTTCATACAGGGAGACAGCAGGAATTGCCTGTTAAAACAAAGAAAACAAAAATGAAAGTCATTCCTGTTGCTTCATTTGCCATCCGCAATGAGCGAGGAGAATGGCTATTACGCCAACGACCATCCAAGGGACTACTCGCAAACTTGTGGGAATTCCCGATGGTTGAATTGACGGGGGATGGCACACCTCAACAAATACTTCGTGAGCAGTATGGCTTGGAATCAAAGGCGCACCTTGAAGTATTAACGTTTAAGCATATTTTTTCCCATATCACGTGGGAGATGCAAAGCTTTGAGGCACGCATGTATGAAGAAGATGTAATTCCAGAAGGCTTCCGCTTTTTCACGGAAGAGGAAGTGGAAGCATTGCCGAAGCCGGTGCCTGTGTTAAAAATATGGGAAGAAGTGAAGGGAGAAAACAAGCATGACAACTAA
- the fabL gene encoding enoyl-[acyl-carrier-protein] reductase FabL: MTTNKVAMVTGSSRGLGKALAIELAKNGYDIVVNYARSRSAAEETVKEIEAIGRKAVMIRANVGDVKKLRTMFEQVKEEFGRLDVFVSNAASGVLRPIMELEESHWDWTMNINAKAMLFGAQEAAKLMDKGGKIVGVSSLGSIRYLENYTTVGVSKAAIESLTRYLAVELAPRGIAVNTVSGGALDTEALQHFPNREELLEDARVNTPAGRMVEIEDMVKTAMFLISDDSGMIRGQTIIVDGGRSLTL; this comes from the coding sequence ATGACAACTAATAAAGTAGCAATGGTGACAGGGAGCTCTAGGGGATTGGGAAAAGCATTAGCGATTGAACTGGCGAAAAACGGCTATGATATCGTTGTCAACTATGCACGAAGTCGATCGGCTGCTGAAGAGACGGTAAAAGAGATTGAAGCGATTGGGAGAAAAGCCGTCATGATTCGTGCGAATGTTGGCGATGTGAAAAAACTGCGTACGATGTTTGAACAGGTGAAAGAGGAGTTTGGTCGACTAGATGTATTCGTTTCTAACGCGGCATCGGGTGTTTTGCGTCCGATTATGGAATTGGAAGAGTCACATTGGGACTGGACGATGAATATTAACGCGAAAGCGATGTTATTTGGTGCGCAAGAAGCAGCAAAGCTGATGGACAAAGGTGGAAAAATCGTCGGTGTTAGTTCGTTGGGCTCCATACGTTATCTTGAAAACTATACGACAGTAGGTGTGTCGAAAGCAGCAATCGAATCATTGACGCGTTATTTGGCGGTTGAGCTTGCACCGAGAGGAATTGCGGTCAACACGGTTTCTGGTGGAGCACTTGATACGGAAGCATTACAACATTTCCCGAATCGCGAAGAGTTACTGGAAGATGCGCGCGTCAATACGCCGGCTGGCCGCATGGTTGAAATCGAAGATATGGTGAAGACAGCAATGTTCCTCATTTCGGACGATTCGGGGATGATTCGTGGGCAAACGATTATTGTCGATGGTGGACGTTCATTGACTTTGTAA
- a CDS encoding gamma-type small acid-soluble spore protein, with protein sequence MTNNNNPNQTNANKVRKQNQQSQQNQTYTPMAEEFASETDVNEVRKQNQQSEANKKNASGSRANRSENGMK encoded by the coding sequence ATGACCAACAATAACAACCCGAATCAAACGAATGCGAACAAAGTGAGGAAACAAAATCAGCAATCGCAGCAAAACCAAACGTATACTCCGATGGCTGAAGAGTTTGCATCTGAAACAGATGTAAACGAAGTTCGTAAACAAAACCAACAATCTGAAGCGAACAAGAAAAACGCTTCCGGTTCGCGCGCGAATCGCTCTGAAAACGGTATGAAATAA
- a CDS encoding DUF402 domain-containing protein, producing the protein MAIAKEGETIQVHSYKHNGSIHRVWQETMVLKGTRNIVIGANERTLVTEADGRTWLTREPSICYFHAEYWFNIICMLREDGVYYYINMSSPFVYDNQSLKYIDYDLDVKVFPDMSYMILDEDEYADHKKQMGYPEVIDQILQRNLDILLGWIKQRKGPFAPDFINVWTSRYAFYKQVKKSE; encoded by the coding sequence ATGGCGATTGCTAAAGAAGGGGAAACGATACAAGTACATAGTTACAAACATAATGGCAGCATTCATCGGGTTTGGCAAGAGACGATGGTGTTAAAGGGGACGCGTAATATTGTCATCGGCGCAAATGAACGGACACTTGTGACGGAGGCGGATGGGCGCACATGGTTAACGCGTGAACCGTCTATTTGCTATTTTCATGCGGAGTATTGGTTCAATATTATTTGCATGTTAAGAGAAGATGGCGTGTATTACTACATCAATATGAGCTCGCCATTTGTTTACGACAACCAATCATTGAAATACATCGATTATGATCTCGATGTCAAAGTATTTCCTGATATGAGTTATATGATTTTAGATGAAGATGAATATGCGGATCATAAGAAGCAAATGGGGTATCCAGAGGTCATCGATCAGATTTTACAACGCAATCTGGATATATTATTAGGGTGGATTAAACAGCGTAAAGGACCATTCGCACCGGATTTTATCAACGTTTGGACATCGCGATACGCATTTTACAAGCAAGTTAAAAAAAGTGAGTGA
- a CDS encoding ABC transporter ATP-binding protein — MGESIKRYLKFVKPYNWLIIVTIILGIVKFAIPLFLPLLMKIVIDDIIGSDSLSQAEMTRQLFYWLGGTALLFFIVRPPVEYYRQYYAQYVSNKILYDIRQELYGHLQKLSLNYYSNTRAGEVISRVINDVEQTKNFVMIGLMNIWLDLATILIAIGIMLTLDIPLTLVTLIAFPFYAYSVKHFFGKLRELTRKRSQALANVQSYLHERVAGVSVIKSFALEEKEQVRFDETNGNFLDKAIDHTKWNAKAFAVVNTITDVAPLLVIAYAGYQVINGSLSVGTMVAFIAYIDRLYSPLRRLVNSSTSLTQSFASMDRVFDLMEEKYDITDKKGATVLPALAGEVTFDNVQFSYEEKGQTVLNNIQFTVQPGETVAFVGMSGGGKSTIISLIPRFYDVTGGAIRIDGQDVRDVQTKSLRDQIGIVLQDTILFSDSVKSNILMGKPDATDEEVLAAAKAANAHDFIENLPEGYDTKVGERGVKLSGGQKQRIAIARVFLKNPPLLILDEATSALDLESESLIQESLERLANDRTTLVVAHRLSTITHADKIFVIDAGEVKESGTHDELMKKQGIYYGLFQVQMLGK, encoded by the coding sequence TTGGGTGAGAGTATAAAACGCTATTTAAAGTTTGTAAAGCCGTATAACTGGCTTATTATCGTGACGATTATTTTAGGGATTGTGAAATTCGCGATTCCACTTTTTCTACCGCTACTGATGAAGATTGTCATTGATGATATTATTGGCTCTGATTCACTGTCGCAGGCAGAAATGACCCGCCAATTATTTTACTGGCTTGGAGGAACTGCGCTGCTGTTCTTCATCGTGCGTCCACCCGTTGAATATTACCGTCAATATTATGCGCAATATGTCAGCAATAAAATCTTGTATGATATCCGTCAGGAATTATACGGTCATTTGCAGAAGTTAAGCTTGAACTACTATTCGAATACACGAGCAGGAGAAGTGATTTCACGCGTCATTAATGATGTGGAACAAACGAAAAACTTCGTTATGATTGGGCTGATGAACATATGGCTTGATTTGGCGACGATACTCATTGCCATCGGTATTATGTTGACGCTCGATATTCCACTTACACTTGTGACACTTATCGCATTCCCTTTCTATGCATACAGTGTGAAACATTTCTTTGGAAAGCTTCGTGAACTAACACGTAAGCGATCTCAGGCACTTGCTAATGTCCAAAGTTATTTGCATGAGCGAGTTGCAGGTGTCAGTGTTATTAAAAGTTTTGCGCTAGAAGAGAAAGAGCAAGTTCGCTTTGATGAGACGAACGGCAATTTTCTCGACAAAGCGATTGATCACACAAAGTGGAATGCTAAAGCATTCGCTGTTGTGAATACGATTACGGATGTAGCGCCTTTGCTCGTCATTGCTTATGCAGGTTATCAAGTGATCAATGGTTCACTGTCAGTTGGAACAATGGTAGCCTTCATTGCTTATATTGATCGTCTATATAGTCCTTTACGTAGACTTGTGAACTCTTCGACGTCATTGACGCAGTCATTTGCATCGATGGACCGTGTTTTCGATTTGATGGAGGAGAAATATGACATTACAGATAAAAAAGGGGCAACCGTATTACCGGCACTTGCTGGGGAAGTCACATTTGACAATGTCCAATTTTCTTATGAAGAAAAGGGGCAAACGGTACTCAATAACATTCAATTCACCGTTCAACCAGGAGAAACTGTGGCATTCGTTGGCATGAGTGGTGGAGGGAAGTCAACGATCATTAGTCTCATCCCTCGATTTTACGATGTAACAGGTGGTGCAATTCGTATCGACGGACAGGATGTGCGTGATGTACAGACGAAGTCTTTACGCGACCAAATTGGTATTGTATTGCAGGATACGATTTTGTTCAGTGATTCCGTGAAAAGTAATATTCTAATGGGCAAGCCAGATGCAACGGACGAGGAAGTGCTTGCAGCTGCAAAAGCGGCCAATGCACATGATTTCATCGAAAACTTGCCCGAAGGATACGACACTAAAGTGGGAGAACGTGGTGTGAAGCTGTCAGGCGGACAAAAGCAACGCATTGCGATTGCACGCGTGTTTCTTAAAAATCCACCCCTTCTCATATTGGATGAGGCGACATCTGCACTCGACCTCGAAAGTGAGTCACTCATTCAAGAGTCGTTGGAAAGACTAGCAAATGATCGGACGACTTTAGTCGTTGCACACCGTCTGTCTACAATTACGCATGCCGATAAAATCTTTGTCATTGATGCAGGAGAGGTAAAAGAGTCAGGCACACATGATGAATTAATGAAAAAACAAGGGATTTACTATGGATTGTTCCAAGTTCAAATGCTTGGGAAATAA
- a CDS encoding ABC transporter ATP-binding protein translates to MGERKIVLQVKDLQTTFFTDSGEIPAVDHIDFHVKEGEILGIVGESGCGKSVTSLSIMGLVPNPPGKVVGGEILYENKDLLKMTEKQMRHIRGNDVAMIFQEPMTSLNPLFTIGNQMMESIRIHRKDWSKKQATERAIEMLKLVGLPRAEELMKEYPHQLSGGMRQRVMIAMSLVCDPKVLIADEPTTALDVTIQAQILKLMRELNTRLDTAILLITHDLGVVAETCERVIVMYAGQIIEEAPAKQIFDDPQHPYTKGLIQSVPDMRYKKDRLYSIPGNVPRPGSIRQGCRFAARCEFAFDRCLTENPELYETSDVHKTRCFLYNEEGVVVNDDKTLVEG, encoded by the coding sequence ATGGGTGAAAGGAAGATCGTTCTCCAGGTGAAAGATTTACAGACAACCTTTTTCACTGATTCGGGAGAGATACCGGCTGTAGACCACATTGATTTCCATGTAAAAGAGGGGGAAATCCTCGGTATTGTGGGGGAATCTGGTTGCGGGAAAAGTGTGACGTCGCTATCCATTATGGGACTTGTTCCGAATCCACCGGGGAAAGTTGTAGGCGGCGAAATACTATATGAAAATAAAGATTTACTAAAAATGACAGAAAAACAAATGCGGCATATTCGCGGGAATGATGTTGCGATGATTTTTCAGGAGCCGATGACGTCATTGAATCCGCTGTTTACAATTGGTAATCAGATGATGGAGTCCATTCGAATTCACAGAAAAGATTGGTCCAAGAAGCAAGCTACTGAACGGGCAATTGAGATGTTAAAATTAGTTGGCTTACCGCGTGCTGAAGAATTGATGAAGGAATATCCGCATCAATTATCTGGAGGTATGAGGCAGCGTGTCATGATTGCAATGTCTCTTGTCTGTGATCCTAAAGTGTTAATTGCAGACGAACCGACGACGGCTCTTGACGTAACGATTCAAGCACAAATTTTAAAATTGATGCGAGAATTGAATACACGGTTGGACACAGCGATCTTGCTGATTACGCATGATTTAGGTGTTGTAGCAGAAACGTGTGAACGGGTTATTGTCATGTATGCGGGGCAAATCATTGAAGAAGCACCGGCTAAACAAATATTTGATGATCCGCAACATCCTTATACAAAGGGACTTATCCAATCGGTTCCAGATATGCGTTATAAAAAGGATCGTTTGTATTCGATTCCGGGGAATGTTCCGCGACCGGGTTCCATTCGGCAAGGATGTCGATTCGCAGCAAGATGCGAATTTGCCTTTGATCGTTGTTTAACAGAAAACCCAGAGCTCTATGAAACATCGGATGTACATAAGACGAGATGCTTCTTATACAACGAAGAAGGGGTGGTAGTGAATGACGACAAAACCCTTGTTGAAGGTTGA
- a CDS encoding dipeptide ABC transporter ATP-binding protein encodes MTTKPLLKVEGLKKYFPVRKGLLGKVVGHVKAVDDVSFYVNEGETLGIVGESGCGKSTTGRMLMRLLDPTEGKVEFDGKDLTSLSTDEMRKTRRDIQMVFQDPYASLNPRHTIEKILEEPLVVHGMSNAKERKKKVHEFLEIVGLSSYHAKRYPHQFSGGQRQRIGIARALMTNPKLIIADEPVSALDVSIQAQVLNLMQDLQKEFQLTYIFIAHDLGVVRHISDRVGVMYLGKMVEIAESEQLYMKALHPYTQALLSAVPVPDPDHQKEQVILEGDIPNPANPPSGCTFHTRCPFKMDVCTKVVPQLVEQSSGHSVACHLYSEQSSNDIKQMEGSV; translated from the coding sequence ATGACGACAAAACCCTTGTTGAAGGTTGAAGGATTAAAGAAGTATTTTCCAGTACGGAAAGGGTTACTAGGTAAAGTAGTGGGACATGTCAAAGCGGTAGATGATGTGTCGTTTTATGTGAATGAAGGGGAAACACTTGGAATTGTAGGGGAGTCCGGATGTGGAAAGTCGACGACGGGACGGATGCTGATGCGTCTTCTTGATCCGACTGAAGGAAAAGTAGAGTTTGATGGGAAGGATTTAACATCGTTATCGACCGATGAAATGCGGAAGACGCGGCGAGATATTCAGATGGTATTCCAAGATCCTTATGCTTCCTTGAATCCTCGTCATACGATTGAAAAAATTTTAGAAGAGCCGCTTGTCGTACATGGTATGAGCAATGCAAAAGAGCGGAAAAAGAAAGTGCATGAATTCCTTGAGATTGTAGGCTTGAGTTCCTATCATGCGAAGCGTTATCCACACCAATTTAGCGGTGGGCAAAGGCAACGTATAGGGATTGCACGTGCTTTGATGACAAATCCGAAATTGATTATTGCGGACGAGCCTGTTTCAGCTCTCGATGTGTCGATTCAGGCACAGGTACTGAATTTAATGCAGGATTTGCAAAAAGAGTTTCAACTTACCTACATTTTCATTGCACATGATCTTGGCGTTGTTCGTCATATTAGTGATCGTGTCGGTGTGATGTATTTGGGGAAAATGGTTGAAATTGCGGAAAGTGAACAGTTATATATGAAAGCGCTTCATCCTTATACGCAGGCGCTGTTATCAGCCGTTCCTGTACCGGATCCTGATCACCAAAAAGAGCAGGTTATTTTAGAAGGGGATATTCCAAACCCTGCAAATCCACCATCGGGCTGTACATTCCATACACGCTGTCCGTTTAAGATGGATGTTTGCACAAAAGTTGTTCCGCAACTTGTGGAACAGAGTTCAGGTCATTCTGTTGCTTGTCACCTTTACAGTGAACAGAGCAGCAATGATATAAAACAGATGGAGGGGTCAGTATGA
- a CDS encoding ABC transporter substrate-binding protein, whose protein sequence is MKKRKLWAFALMLLLVLSTALAACGSDSGDGEKKPDGDKGKDNAGSANQTLVFGRGGDSTSLDPSRVTEGETFKVTVNLYETLLNFGEEDTTVQPGLAKEWDTSEDGLTYTFTLQEGVKFHDGTDFNAEAVVKNFDRWANGDADKFPYYSSMFGGFKDDPERVIDTVTAEGDNTVVMTLTRPQAPFLKNIAMSMFAIASPTAFEKGDDEFERNPVGTGPFKFVEWKPNETITIEKNTDYWQEGLPKLDKVIFKTIPDNSARLNELLNGGIDLADGINPADGKRIEGDDKLQLFERPSMNVGYLGLTVTRPPFDKKEVRQAMNYAIDKQTILDSFFEGRADSAKNPMPPSISGYNDAIEEYPYDPEKAKELLAAAGLADGFEMDLWAMPVPRPYMPDGAKVAEVIQKNLADIGVKANIVSYEWATYLDKASKGEADAFMLGWTGDNGDADNFIYVLLDEDNIGSNNYTYYKNDDLHKLLIEAQTEVDEDKRNELYKQAQEIIHEEAPWVPLAHSTPLIGGAKELTGYVPHPTGSDLLSNVEFQ, encoded by the coding sequence ATGAAGAAAAGGAAGTTATGGGCATTCGCCTTGATGTTGCTACTTGTACTTTCAACAGCACTTGCAGCTTGTGGATCAGATTCGGGCGATGGCGAGAAAAAGCCAGATGGTGACAAAGGGAAAGATAATGCGGGAAGCGCAAACCAAACGCTTGTATTTGGGCGTGGTGGGGATTCAACTTCACTCGATCCATCCCGTGTAACTGAGGGAGAAACATTTAAAGTTACAGTCAATCTATATGAGACATTGTTAAACTTTGGGGAAGAAGACACTACGGTTCAACCGGGTCTTGCAAAAGAGTGGGATACAAGTGAAGATGGCTTGACGTATACATTTACGCTACAAGAAGGCGTAAAGTTCCATGATGGTACAGACTTCAATGCGGAAGCTGTCGTTAAAAACTTTGATCGTTGGGCAAATGGCGATGCGGATAAATTCCCGTACTACAGCTCAATGTTCGGTGGTTTTAAAGATGATCCGGAGCGCGTTATCGATACAGTAACAGCAGAAGGCGACAATACAGTTGTTATGACATTGACTCGCCCACAAGCACCATTCTTGAAAAATATCGCAATGAGCATGTTCGCGATTGCAAGTCCGACTGCATTTGAAAAAGGCGACGATGAATTCGAGCGTAACCCTGTTGGTACAGGACCATTCAAATTCGTTGAATGGAAGCCAAATGAAACAATTACAATTGAAAAAAATACAGACTATTGGCAAGAAGGACTACCGAAGTTAGATAAAGTTATTTTTAAAACAATTCCAGATAACTCCGCACGTTTGAATGAGCTGCTTAATGGCGGTATCGATCTTGCTGATGGTATTAACCCAGCGGATGGGAAGAGAATCGAAGGCGATGACAAATTACAGTTATTCGAACGTCCGTCTATGAACGTAGGATACCTAGGGTTGACAGTGACACGTCCGCCATTCGATAAAAAAGAAGTGCGTCAAGCGATGAACTATGCAATTGATAAGCAAACGATTTTAGATTCATTCTTCGAAGGGCGTGCTGACAGCGCGAAAAACCCAATGCCGCCTTCTATCTCAGGCTATAACGATGCAATCGAAGAATATCCATATGATCCTGAAAAAGCAAAAGAGCTTCTTGCAGCAGCAGGACTTGCAGATGGTTTTGAAATGGATCTATGGGCAATGCCAGTTCCACGTCCTTATATGCCAGACGGTGCAAAAGTAGCTGAAGTTATTCAGAAAAACCTTGCGGATATCGGCGTAAAAGCGAACATTGTTTCATACGAGTGGGCAACATACCTCGACAAAGCAAGTAAAGGTGAAGCAGACGCATTCATGCTTGGATGGACAGGCGATAATGGTGATGCGGATAACTTTATTTATGTTCTTCTTGATGAAGATAATATCGGAAGCAACAACTATACGTACTATAAAAATGATGACCTTCACAAACTTTTGATTGAAGCACAAACAGAAGTCGATGAGGACAAACGTAACGAACTTTACAAACAAGCACAAGAAATTATTCATGAAGAAGCTCCATGGGTACCACTTGCTCACTCAACGCCACTTATTGGGGGTGCTAAAGAGCTAACTGGTTATGTGCCACATCCAACAGGTTCAGATTTGTTGTCAAACGTAGAATTTCAATGA